Proteins from a single region of Bdellovibrio bacteriovorus HD100:
- a CDS encoding DEAD/DEAH box helicase encodes MPVAENAFRILKKMSLDSHNIQKKEDGGLEIQFVYAEESSLRKSYVQVEEDGEGGELTFHCAQCAVSRKDKEDICVHEWASLILIWWALSVDRGFLRNHSFQVSNFCEDFWDLTETKKAHRGEGDGKGLPDNLKLESISLVTETLSLDEDRALEEYLPEWNKVYELNRVPEGDDASTGAVWGLPQAFRGSLQKETVYWADVRHQDQLAGLLRYNFNDGVQISSRDILRHAYRSVVPRDLLPGPARKETFEVYWPLLPSDPHRFFSRDLLDIEAVMQELLSRITRRVNKGDLKFYLQDQKDLGKAFQVGNISVEAEDAFEWKVEFSGSDEVKTSALLTAQKDQQKYIFFDNFAVDFTTGAVVAFAWKKESEALDQFYSRQLKTDRPRAFSHLHVEGKGETAAFMKFLRGRSLPVRVQGGSHDMGAIASVLNLHHQDDAGFVPEKVFTLNEKETVSKMGFSTPVVLIMRTLQEGLGFLLQTEVKTLASSSFKKREWDLKILKHLGVLQYLTLEALTYHFEGQLTDGTTCDPANIFPALRSRVHSLLVTGDGTSLTKTLDLDELCSKGVLGIFADYVAKVLKSVGEREAIYSSKGEYLFSGSVEREFRVLYEILKYMALSTQGSAFKRARTGFLTKTWDGKLEEDPMLEQGHFFMPSWGKEDVTPTQSLGLLQPLVDHGIRLYVRGQLLQELGQNEFVVDFQIVSKLDEGMLNWFELNPRFFLQGKEIDATQLKSMGSGGVVEYDGKFFLVPRKEIPSLRRLEGFWQKLQAGKKDSSKKAWTDKYYQLPKHQALELLALRASGYAFRGDEEWKRICAFYDGLGTRTDLVKLPGSVKAELKTYQHEGVQWLLDLFTLRMGALLADDMGLGKTLQALSFLDLLRTREQLGQVLVVVPSSLVYNWESEVAKFTPELPFEIFTSKDHDRLGKRLEAKEPLVVVTTYGLLMENDEFLSQYNWNVLIFDEAQNLKNITAKRTSSARMLNARFKMCLTGTPMENHFGEFYSLLDLVVPGCLGKYDDFRRHFVNTEVVLLEDVEDLKLKTRPLIMRRTKKEILDQLPEKQETKVSIAFEDKQKQIYRDIAIAYNQRIQDTIREAGESQSQLQMLTALLRLRQACSDPGALPEVKYEKTPPKLEALMDSLQEIIESGESALVFTQFLQTLERTEKLLKAVGIPVFVLHGAIPTKQRQKILKDFNETKGGAVLVMTLKTGGVGLNLTKASYVFHLEPWWNPSVENQATDRAHRLGQRKAVQVFRYIMHESLEEKMELLKERKNRKFQSLFSETEASTDLTGAGGALTKEDFDFLLGLK; translated from the coding sequence ATGCCTGTTGCTGAAAACGCATTCCGCATTCTTAAAAAAATGTCCTTGGACAGCCACAACATCCAAAAAAAGGAAGACGGCGGACTGGAAATCCAGTTTGTTTACGCGGAAGAATCCTCTTTGCGTAAATCCTATGTGCAGGTTGAAGAAGACGGTGAGGGCGGGGAGCTGACCTTCCACTGTGCCCAGTGCGCAGTAAGCCGCAAGGACAAAGAAGACATTTGCGTTCATGAGTGGGCGTCGTTGATCCTGATTTGGTGGGCGCTGTCGGTGGATCGTGGATTCCTGCGCAATCACAGCTTCCAGGTCAGCAATTTCTGTGAAGACTTCTGGGATCTGACCGAAACCAAAAAAGCCCATCGCGGTGAAGGCGATGGCAAAGGTCTGCCTGATAACTTAAAACTTGAATCCATCAGTCTGGTCACTGAAACTCTGTCTTTGGATGAAGACCGCGCCCTGGAAGAATACCTGCCAGAGTGGAACAAGGTCTATGAGCTGAATCGCGTTCCCGAAGGGGATGATGCCAGCACCGGGGCAGTGTGGGGGCTTCCTCAGGCCTTCCGCGGGTCTTTGCAAAAAGAAACCGTGTACTGGGCCGATGTGCGCCATCAAGACCAGTTGGCGGGGCTTTTAAGGTATAACTTCAATGACGGTGTGCAAATCAGCAGCCGGGATATTCTTCGTCATGCTTATCGTTCCGTGGTGCCACGGGATCTTTTGCCGGGTCCGGCGCGCAAAGAGACCTTTGAAGTCTATTGGCCGCTGTTGCCAAGTGACCCGCATCGTTTTTTCAGCCGTGACCTGCTGGATATTGAAGCGGTCATGCAAGAGCTTCTTTCCCGTATCACCCGCCGGGTGAACAAGGGGGATCTGAAATTCTATCTGCAGGATCAAAAAGATCTTGGTAAGGCCTTCCAGGTCGGCAACATCAGCGTGGAAGCTGAAGACGCCTTTGAATGGAAGGTTGAGTTCAGCGGTTCTGACGAAGTCAAAACCTCGGCGCTGCTGACGGCGCAAAAAGATCAGCAGAAATACATCTTCTTTGATAATTTCGCGGTGGATTTTACCACCGGTGCGGTTGTCGCTTTTGCGTGGAAGAAAGAAAGCGAAGCTTTAGATCAGTTTTATTCCCGCCAGTTGAAGACGGATCGCCCCAGAGCGTTTTCGCACCTGCATGTGGAGGGTAAAGGCGAAACAGCGGCCTTTATGAAATTCCTGCGCGGACGTTCGCTTCCGGTGCGTGTTCAGGGTGGCAGCCATGATATGGGTGCGATTGCGAGTGTCTTGAATCTGCACCATCAGGATGACGCGGGCTTTGTTCCGGAAAAAGTGTTTACGCTGAATGAAAAAGAAACCGTCAGCAAAATGGGTTTCAGCACTCCGGTGGTGCTGATCATGCGCACTTTGCAAGAGGGCTTGGGCTTTTTGCTGCAAACCGAAGTCAAAACTCTGGCCTCCAGCAGTTTCAAAAAGCGCGAGTGGGATTTGAAGATCCTAAAACACCTGGGCGTCTTGCAGTATCTGACTTTAGAAGCCCTGACTTATCACTTTGAAGGTCAGCTGACTGATGGAACGACTTGTGATCCGGCGAATATCTTCCCGGCCTTGCGCAGTCGTGTTCACAGCCTGCTTGTCACCGGGGACGGCACCAGCTTGACTAAAACACTGGATTTGGACGAGCTTTGCTCCAAAGGCGTGCTGGGGATCTTTGCCGACTATGTCGCCAAAGTTCTGAAATCAGTGGGTGAGCGTGAAGCCATCTACAGTTCCAAGGGCGAGTACCTGTTCTCGGGCTCCGTTGAGCGGGAGTTCCGTGTTCTTTATGAAATTCTGAAATACATGGCTCTTTCCACTCAAGGCAGTGCCTTTAAGCGTGCGCGCACAGGTTTTTTGACCAAGACCTGGGATGGAAAGCTCGAAGAAGACCCGATGTTGGAGCAAGGGCATTTCTTTATGCCTTCCTGGGGTAAAGAAGACGTCACGCCGACTCAGTCCTTGGGATTGCTGCAACCTTTGGTGGATCATGGTATTCGCCTGTACGTGCGCGGTCAGCTGCTGCAAGAACTTGGTCAGAATGAATTCGTTGTCGACTTCCAGATTGTCAGCAAGCTGGATGAAGGCATGCTGAACTGGTTTGAGCTGAATCCTCGTTTCTTCCTGCAAGGAAAAGAAATCGATGCCACGCAGTTAAAAAGTATGGGAAGCGGGGGTGTGGTTGAGTACGACGGAAAGTTCTTCCTTGTGCCGCGCAAAGAAATCCCTTCGCTGCGCCGTTTGGAAGGTTTCTGGCAAAAGCTTCAGGCGGGTAAAAAAGACTCATCCAAAAAAGCCTGGACGGACAAATACTATCAACTGCCCAAGCACCAGGCGCTTGAATTACTTGCCTTGCGGGCGTCGGGTTATGCCTTCCGCGGGGATGAGGAATGGAAGCGCATCTGTGCTTTCTATGATGGTTTGGGTACACGCACGGATTTGGTGAAGCTGCCGGGTTCTGTGAAAGCGGAACTAAAAACCTATCAGCACGAAGGTGTGCAGTGGTTGCTGGATCTATTCACTCTGCGCATGGGCGCACTGCTGGCGGATGACATGGGTCTGGGTAAGACCCTGCAAGCGCTGTCGTTCCTGGATCTGCTTCGCACGCGCGAACAGCTGGGGCAGGTGCTGGTCGTAGTGCCATCCAGCTTGGTCTACAACTGGGAAAGCGAAGTCGCGAAGTTCACTCCAGAGCTGCCATTTGAGATCTTTACCAGCAAGGACCATGATCGCCTTGGCAAACGCCTTGAAGCCAAAGAGCCGTTGGTGGTTGTGACTACTTACGGTCTTTTGATGGAAAATGACGAGTTCCTGAGTCAGTACAACTGGAATGTCCTGATCTTTGATGAAGCTCAGAATCTGAAAAATATCACCGCGAAAAGAACCAGTTCGGCGCGCATGTTAAATGCCCGGTTTAAAATGTGCCTGACGGGTACGCCGATGGAAAATCACTTTGGTGAGTTCTATTCGTTGTTGGATCTGGTGGTGCCGGGTTGCCTTGGCAAGTACGATGATTTCCGCCGTCACTTTGTGAACACCGAAGTGGTGTTGCTGGAAGACGTCGAGGATCTGAAGCTTAAAACCAGACCGTTGATTATGCGACGAACTAAAAAAGAGATCCTGGATCAGCTTCCTGAGAAACAGGAAACCAAGGTCAGCATCGCCTTTGAAGACAAGCAAAAGCAGATCTACCGCGATATTGCGATTGCGTATAATCAGCGCATTCAAGACACCATCCGCGAAGCCGGGGAGTCTCAGTCCCAGCTGCAGATGTTGACGGCTTTGTTGCGACTTCGTCAGGCGTGCTCCGATCCTGGGGCTTTGCCGGAAGTAAAGTATGAAAAGACGCCGCCGAAACTGGAGGCTTTGATGGACTCACTTCAAGAGATCATCGAGTCCGGTGAAAGTGCGCTGGTCTTTACCCAGTTCCTGCAGACCTTGGAACGCACCGAAAAGCTTTTGAAGGCTGTCGGTATTCCAGTCTTTGTCCTGCACGGGGCGATTCCGACCAAACAACGTCAGAAGATCTTAAAGGACTTCAACGAAACCAAAGGCGGAGCCGTTCTAGTGATGACCCTGAAAACGGGCGGGGTGGGTTTGAATTTGACCAAGGCCAGCTATGTGTTCCATCTGGAACCATGGTGGAATCCTTCGGTCGAAAATCAGGCCACAGACCGTGCGCACCGTTTGGGGCAGCGTAAGGCCGTTCAGGTCTTCCGCTATATCATGCACGAATCCCTGGAAGAAAAGATGGAGCTTCTAAAAGAGCGCAAAAACCGCAAGTTCCAAAGCCTGTTCTCGGAAACCGAAGCCAGCACGGACCTGACCGGTGCCGGTGGGGCTCTGACCAAAGAGGACTTCGACTTCCTGCTAGGGTTGAAATAA
- a CDS encoding MBOAT family O-acyltransferase — MLFNSYAFLFLFLPFTLLGYYWITKKNLQLWFLFLSSVFFYCYWSTVYVFLLLFTVVLDFYLAKAISMTTSQARRKTFLLISVIANLGILGFFKYYNFFADSLNGALQVTGLAPPLPILNLVLPIGISFYTFQSLSYVIDVYRRTSNAHAHLLEFAGYVTLFPHQISGPLVRHNYIVPQLEDSKTYFFNPENFWKGCYFFVFGLAKKMMIADRIAAVVDPLVMNMAGASTAEAWIAMIGYTMQLYFDFSGYSDMAVGLGLMMNIQFPQNFNSPYKSLSITEFWQRWHITLSSWLKDYLYISLGGNRAGVLKTYRNLFLTMAIGGLWHGANWTYLVWGCFHGGILAIERLFKDRGWKGVGNKYVKWTFTFFLVCVGWVFFRAHSVDQALFWLQKVFMLNGDINWDITLIPLKHKDRFFAALGVGILVAFLAKNTWEREFKPTLWRAALMAFMFVVCLMYMGEESPFLYFQF, encoded by the coding sequence ATGCTTTTTAACTCCTACGCCTTTTTATTCCTGTTCCTGCCGTTCACGTTGCTGGGCTATTACTGGATCACGAAAAAGAACCTGCAACTATGGTTCTTGTTCCTTTCAAGTGTGTTTTTCTATTGTTACTGGAGCACAGTGTATGTGTTCCTGCTGTTGTTCACGGTGGTTCTGGATTTTTATTTAGCCAAAGCCATATCGATGACGACCTCACAGGCGCGCCGAAAGACCTTCCTGCTGATTTCGGTGATCGCCAATCTTGGGATTCTTGGATTCTTTAAATACTACAACTTCTTTGCGGACTCTTTGAATGGAGCCCTGCAGGTGACGGGGCTTGCGCCGCCGCTGCCGATTTTGAATCTCGTACTGCCCATTGGTATTTCCTTTTACACGTTCCAGTCCCTGTCTTACGTGATTGACGTTTACCGCAGGACATCCAATGCGCATGCGCACCTATTGGAGTTTGCGGGCTATGTGACTTTGTTCCCGCACCAGATCTCGGGCCCACTGGTTCGTCACAACTATATCGTTCCCCAGCTGGAAGACTCCAAAACCTACTTCTTCAATCCAGAGAACTTCTGGAAGGGGTGTTATTTCTTCGTTTTCGGTCTGGCCAAAAAGATGATGATCGCCGATCGTATCGCGGCGGTGGTGGATCCGCTGGTGATGAATATGGCCGGGGCTTCTACGGCTGAGGCTTGGATTGCCATGATTGGTTACACCATGCAGTTGTATTTTGATTTCAGCGGCTATTCCGACATGGCCGTGGGGTTGGGACTGATGATGAACATTCAGTTCCCGCAGAACTTTAATTCTCCGTACAAGTCGCTTTCAATCACTGAGTTCTGGCAGCGCTGGCACATCACGCTGTCTTCCTGGTTGAAGGATTATCTGTATATCTCCCTGGGGGGAAATCGCGCCGGGGTTTTGAAAACCTACCGCAATCTGTTTTTAACCATGGCCATCGGGGGCCTGTGGCACGGGGCGAACTGGACATATCTGGTCTGGGGTTGCTTCCACGGTGGGATTCTGGCGATTGAAAGACTGTTTAAGGACCGTGGCTGGAAGGGTGTTGGCAACAAATACGTGAAGTGGACTTTCACCTTCTTCCTGGTCTGTGTGGGCTGGGTGTTCTTCCGTGCGCATTCAGTTGATCAGGCGCTGTTCTGGTTGCAGAAGGTGTTTATGTTAAATGGTGACATCAACTGGGACATCACGTTGATTCCGCTGAAACACAAGGACCGTTTCTTTGCAGCTTTGGGTGTCGGGATCTTGGTGGCCTTCTTGGCCAAGAACACCTGGGAGCGTGAGTTTAAGCCCACGCTATGGCGAGCGGCTTTGATGGCATTCATGTTCGTGGTGTGTCTGATGTACATGGGTGAGGAATCTCCATTCCTTTACTTCCAATTCTAG
- a CDS encoding ArnT family glycosyltransferase: protein MRGTSVLWIGLSFVFFVFANSWEPGVGLDTATYGAIARGLLESGDWFRPKLAPGIFDPFVEHPYLGLWLNAISIKLLGATAQGIHFSASILGIVGVLAFFSAIRRLVDENTALVATLCLLSINVYMNFMSSGWLDMPMVSFMLVAFYFSSRVVPDGSALDSLATGFFLSLAVLVKGAAAVGIFPVAIFFLMRSGWKLRAVSLALIGFLAPLGLFTWGHYSSQGFLFWKSYWYRQFVVHNDIQEAATDPVGAIWFIRDALTHAHVVALLFIPGLVLMWKRNHRLLACAVALEFIIHFAVYGFSHRHNRQYLVPIFPWIALGAAFLISQRVKVNTLNWSRGLFYVGVAYFFLVSFLPITVHNVGSAGIFALSDDVKRTPIKNIYFEATEEDRVRGEMTSSYVAWYWGRVPVMFDSEDLPKVLSNLTHEDGILLFRNLKNDSVFQIAEHICAWNDLWILLSTAENCSTLERKRRDPMIKRVPKPLASRTL from the coding sequence ATGCGTGGGACTAGTGTCCTTTGGATTGGACTTTCTTTTGTTTTTTTTGTCTTTGCTAACAGCTGGGAACCTGGGGTTGGATTAGACACGGCCACCTATGGCGCAATAGCGCGTGGACTGTTAGAGAGCGGGGATTGGTTTCGCCCCAAGCTGGCCCCTGGTATCTTTGATCCCTTTGTAGAGCATCCTTATTTGGGCCTCTGGCTTAATGCGATTTCCATCAAGTTGCTCGGTGCGACTGCCCAAGGAATACATTTCTCAGCATCCATTTTGGGAATTGTAGGGGTGCTGGCATTCTTCTCGGCTATCCGCCGTTTGGTTGATGAAAATACGGCCTTGGTGGCGACGCTGTGTCTTTTGTCTATCAATGTCTATATGAATTTTATGTCCAGCGGTTGGCTCGATATGCCGATGGTTTCCTTTATGCTGGTGGCGTTTTACTTTTCCAGCAGGGTTGTTCCTGATGGCTCGGCCCTGGATAGTTTGGCGACAGGATTCTTTCTAAGCTTGGCAGTGCTTGTTAAAGGAGCTGCAGCTGTCGGGATATTTCCGGTGGCGATTTTTTTCCTGATGAGAAGTGGCTGGAAACTCAGAGCGGTGAGCCTCGCGTTGATTGGTTTCTTGGCTCCGCTGGGGCTGTTTACCTGGGGTCACTATTCTTCACAAGGATTTCTTTTCTGGAAGTCGTACTGGTATCGCCAGTTCGTAGTTCATAACGATATTCAGGAGGCGGCGACTGATCCGGTGGGGGCTATTTGGTTTATTAGGGATGCATTGACGCATGCTCATGTGGTGGCTCTTCTCTTTATTCCCGGACTGGTGTTGATGTGGAAACGAAACCATCGCTTGCTCGCCTGTGCAGTGGCCCTTGAATTTATTATCCACTTTGCGGTGTATGGTTTCAGTCATCGCCACAATCGGCAGTATTTGGTTCCCATTTTCCCTTGGATCGCTCTGGGGGCCGCTTTTCTGATTTCTCAAAGAGTCAAAGTGAACACATTAAACTGGAGTCGCGGGCTTTTCTATGTTGGGGTGGCCTATTTCTTTTTGGTCAGCTTTTTGCCCATCACGGTTCACAATGTGGGGAGTGCTGGAATTTTCGCTCTTTCTGACGATGTGAAGCGGACTCCGATCAAGAATATTTATTTTGAAGCGACGGAAGAAGACCGGGTTCGCGGTGAAATGACCAGTTCGTATGTGGCTTGGTACTGGGGCCGGGTGCCTGTGATGTTTGATTCTGAAGATCTGCCAAAGGTTCTTTCAAATTTGACTCATGAGGATGGCATCCTGTTATTTCGTAATCTGAAGAATGATTCTGTCTTTCAGATTGCCGAGCACATTTGTGCATGGAACGACCTTTGGATTTTGCTGTCTACGGCAGAGAATTGCAGTACGTTGGAAAGAAAACGTCGAGATCCGATGATCAAAAGAGTCCCCAAGCCCCTGGCATCTAGGACTCTTTGA
- a CDS encoding LTA synthase family protein — MRFLSSSIGFLLRITIIGAVFRAIVAIYLQIWDLMDFNSIKSTFPAFIHGWHFDLAIGAVAYLLLYWLILIFNLSPKAARRWNFLFLWVYIVMVVTDSLYAKETGRHLSYEIYSMFTIEGSMLALFGRYWVAVLVSLVAAASLNLWLAPNYKPSSGPIGRTFAMLLAAVLAVMSFRGFEGIPQDPSWAYRAGGGPQGAFLALNGAYGIFWAAVGEKKSSKENIALPKDINTEKVFAAWKAQRGIHAPIGGFDGNIVIVFLESWWGSEVDRIQDGVEILPFFNKLRRESLHTDLFLAGGHRTTEGIFSSMCSLPNPLGKSIMYSEIENKDFVCLPRLLSEKGYSSAFFQGSDQYTSGTGLLVLKTGFQSSYGKRDIPDYEKLEQNAWGVYDTDLYKFALDKMNGLREPFLVGINTNTTHDNLFPARADRQKYKTIRQWADTELQDFHKLLASRKWEKDWLLVLVADHTTYGGSSIFDHYAIPFLMKHYTKDGKESRVLPNKLLPGAFSQSDIAATLADITGVKAPTFLGRSLARPEAFSPGASIFHLGQSAWFDGDWAVVFNIRNPGEERCFKWKEDMSFTKESPCPANGKKMHEEGLSYIKESQELLFK, encoded by the coding sequence ATGAGATTCCTGTCTTCTTCCATTGGCTTTCTTCTTCGCATCACCATCATCGGCGCCGTGTTTCGCGCTATCGTGGCCATTTACCTGCAAATCTGGGATTTGATGGATTTTAACTCTATCAAAAGCACGTTCCCGGCCTTCATTCACGGCTGGCACTTTGATCTGGCGATCGGAGCCGTAGCTTATTTACTTCTGTACTGGCTGATTCTGATTTTCAACCTTTCGCCGAAAGCGGCCAGACGATGGAACTTCCTGTTCCTGTGGGTTTATATCGTCATGGTGGTGACTGATTCCCTGTACGCCAAGGAAACCGGTCGTCACCTTTCTTACGAAATCTATTCGATGTTCACCATCGAAGGCTCGATGCTGGCCCTGTTTGGGCGTTATTGGGTGGCGGTGTTGGTGTCATTGGTCGCCGCTGCAAGCCTGAATCTGTGGCTAGCTCCAAACTATAAACCTTCTTCTGGTCCCATCGGCCGCACATTTGCGATGCTGCTTGCGGCAGTTCTGGCCGTCATGAGTTTCCGAGGCTTTGAAGGCATCCCCCAAGACCCGTCCTGGGCTTATCGCGCTGGCGGCGGACCTCAAGGAGCCTTCTTGGCCCTGAACGGAGCCTATGGAATCTTCTGGGCCGCGGTGGGTGAAAAGAAATCCAGCAAAGAAAACATCGCCCTCCCCAAAGACATCAACACCGAGAAAGTTTTTGCCGCCTGGAAGGCCCAGCGTGGCATCCATGCACCCATCGGCGGCTTTGATGGTAACATCGTGATTGTCTTCCTGGAAAGCTGGTGGGGGTCCGAGGTCGACCGCATACAAGACGGAGTTGAGATCCTGCCGTTCTTCAACAAACTTCGCCGCGAGTCCCTGCACACAGATCTGTTCCTGGCCGGCGGTCATCGCACCACCGAAGGGATTTTCTCAAGCATGTGCAGCCTTCCCAACCCACTGGGAAAAAGCATCATGTACTCGGAAATTGAAAACAAAGACTTCGTCTGCCTTCCCCGTTTGCTCAGCGAAAAAGGCTATAGCTCGGCCTTCTTCCAAGGATCTGATCAATACACCAGCGGCACGGGATTGTTGGTGCTAAAGACCGGCTTCCAAAGCTCGTATGGAAAACGCGACATTCCTGATTACGAGAAGCTTGAGCAAAACGCCTGGGGTGTTTACGACACGGATTTGTATAAATTTGCCCTGGACAAGATGAACGGCCTGCGTGAGCCGTTCTTGGTTGGAATCAATACCAACACCACTCATGACAACTTGTTCCCGGCCAGAGCCGATCGCCAGAAGTATAAAACCATCCGCCAGTGGGCTGATACGGAACTTCAAGATTTCCATAAGCTGCTAGCCAGTCGCAAGTGGGAAAAAGACTGGCTGCTGGTCTTGGTTGCTGATCACACCACTTATGGTGGATCCAGCATCTTCGATCACTATGCGATTCCGTTCCTGATGAAACACTACACCAAAGACGGCAAAGAAAGCCGCGTGCTTCCGAACAAACTTTTACCGGGAGCTTTCTCTCAGTCCGACATCGCGGCCACCTTGGCCGATATCACAGGCGTAAAGGCTCCAACGTTCCTGGGAAGATCCTTGGCGCGCCCGGAAGCCTTCAGCCCCGGCGCCAGCATCTTCCATCTGGGCCAGTCGGCTTGGTTTGATGGTGATTGGGCCGTCGTCTTTAACATCCGCAACCCGGGTGAAGAAAGATGCTTTAAGTGGAAAGAGGACATGAGCTTCACCAAAGAATCCCCATGTCCTGCCAACGGCAAGAAAATGCACGAAGAAGGTTTAAGCTATATCAAAGAGTCGCAGGAGCTTTTGTTTAAGTGA
- a CDS encoding glycosyltransferase family 17 protein, translating to MVYDCFVFYDELDLLEIRLNVLDKVVDKFVIIESKKTFRGTDKPLFYIENKQRYAQFESKIIHVVVEDFPKINWKKLRPFSNWDREDYQRNALAKALANCAPEDVIIFSDVDEIPTPEKVTEYLHKPGIKTFYQELYYYYLNNLAYEHTEPNEMYKDYIPWHGTVMANYSYFKKYGCNNMRTYRSKKDSEHTMVMDGGWHFSFMGGTEMILKKMRAYSHTEYMTEDMFNPQWVETQVRSGKDIFNRPMKFKPTGVERLPKYVQENQAKYSKLLLL from the coding sequence ATGGTCTATGATTGCTTTGTTTTTTATGATGAGTTGGATCTTCTGGAGATCCGCCTGAATGTTTTGGACAAGGTTGTCGACAAATTCGTGATCATTGAATCCAAAAAGACCTTCCGTGGTACCGACAAGCCGCTTTTTTATATCGAAAACAAACAACGTTATGCCCAGTTTGAATCTAAAATCATCCACGTTGTGGTTGAGGACTTCCCGAAAATCAACTGGAAGAAACTCCGTCCCTTCAGTAACTGGGACCGCGAGGACTATCAAAGAAACGCCCTGGCGAAAGCTTTGGCAAACTGCGCGCCTGAGGACGTGATCATCTTCTCGGACGTGGACGAAATTCCGACTCCGGAAAAGGTCACTGAATACCTACACAAGCCGGGGATTAAGACCTTTTATCAGGAGCTTTACTACTATTACCTGAACAATTTGGCGTATGAGCACACCGAGCCCAACGAAATGTACAAGGACTATATCCCTTGGCATGGAACAGTGATGGCCAACTATTCCTATTTCAAGAAATACGGCTGTAACAACATGCGCACCTATCGCAGTAAAAAAGACAGCGAACACACCATGGTGATGGACGGGGGATGGCATTTCTCGTTCATGGGTGGGACTGAAATGATTCTTAAAAAAATGCGCGCCTACAGTCATACCGAATACATGACGGAAGATATGTTCAATCCCCAATGGGTGGAAACCCAAGTTCGCTCTGGAAAAGACATCTTCAATCGTCCGATGAAGTTTAAGCCTACTGGGGTGGAGCGCTTGCCAAAGTACGTGCAGGAAAATCAGGCAAAGTACTCCAAATTGCTTTTGTTGTAA
- a CDS encoding LTA synthase family protein: MLLLSVLSVLLQVFAFKYLLIVKLLMPWLLYFSVLVFLRPYPAAFFVFLLECLGARIHLMKLALTNSPFEASDLFAWKQAFFLKSYVDYMVPAIIIGILISLWKGLSFKKKQLLFLPVFFMVAMSFVQERHPTEATANPVSSLFKLARVVYVDWNFATNVKENGILNHIFLTMSTGQVPTKGKLPYDSLKTMIDPKKVKNQPDVFLVLCESCYTSSNDSFVTPIVDLEKDGFAHATVISPVYGGMTAEAEFEVLTGLPSRRYKGIDYMYFAERYSEKPDAIPRIFADNGYDTFSSHPLPGFFWKREIVHPKFGFNRTFFSDSMNLEGKKGTYPEDKILFDLALSEYKENLKAGKKTFAFLLSLYTHGPYTETDGDGGEADYKQRLAITVRQYLEFKNEAVRLARENNRPVMFVIFGDHKPAMTISFYKRHEFNEDFFSAKGAKNESFQFSTLNPAQQIVFGKVPLYVKSYGLDDSAVAAEITKANSNRPLFCLPGLMFEQLGVHTAYFTYLVDTCRKDPEELVDPDILKNYFTDEIYGDRLFD, from the coding sequence TTGTTGCTGCTAAGTGTGCTTAGCGTACTTCTGCAGGTATTTGCCTTTAAGTATCTTCTGATTGTTAAACTCTTGATGCCCTGGCTGCTGTATTTCTCGGTCTTGGTCTTTTTAAGGCCCTATCCAGCCGCATTTTTCGTTTTCCTGCTTGAATGTCTTGGGGCGCGTATTCATCTGATGAAGTTAGCCTTAACGAATTCGCCGTTTGAGGCATCAGATCTTTTTGCTTGGAAGCAGGCCTTCTTTTTAAAAAGCTACGTTGACTATATGGTCCCAGCGATCATTATAGGGATCCTGATTTCCCTATGGAAAGGACTGTCTTTTAAGAAAAAGCAATTGCTATTCTTGCCGGTCTTTTTCATGGTTGCGATGTCCTTTGTGCAGGAGCGCCATCCCACAGAGGCTACGGCAAATCCGGTCAGTTCCTTATTTAAGCTTGCCCGTGTGGTTTATGTGGATTGGAACTTTGCCACCAACGTCAAAGAAAACGGAATTCTGAATCATATTTTTTTAACCATGTCGACGGGGCAGGTGCCGACCAAGGGGAAGCTTCCCTACGACAGTCTTAAGACGATGATCGATCCCAAGAAAGTAAAGAATCAGCCCGACGTGTTTTTAGTGTTGTGCGAATCCTGTTATACCAGCAGCAACGACAGCTTTGTGACGCCGATTGTGGATCTTGAAAAGGACGGTTTTGCACATGCGACTGTCATTTCGCCAGTGTATGGGGGGATGACGGCCGAGGCGGAGTTTGAGGTCCTGACCGGCCTTCCAAGTCGTCGTTACAAGGGGATCGACTATATGTACTTTGCGGAAAGGTACTCCGAAAAGCCCGATGCGATTCCTCGTATTTTTGCAGACAATGGTTACGACACCTTTTCGTCACACCCTCTGCCGGGTTTTTTCTGGAAAAGGGAAATCGTCCACCCGAAATTTGGATTTAACAGGACTTTTTTCTCTGATTCGATGAATCTGGAAGGGAAAAAAGGCACTTATCCCGAAGACAAGATTCTTTTTGATCTGGCACTTTCAGAATATAAAGAAAACCTCAAGGCGGGGAAAAAGACTTTTGCATTCCTTCTGTCCCTTTACACACACGGTCCCTATACAGAAACTGACGGTGATGGTGGTGAGGCCGACTACAAGCAAAGGCTTGCAATCACCGTACGTCAGTACTTGGAATTTAAGAACGAAGCGGTAAGATTAGCTCGGGAAAATAACCGCCCAGTGATGTTCGTGATATTTGGGGACCACAAACCTGCCATGACGATCTCTTTCTATAAACGTCATGAATTCAATGAAGACTTTTTTAGCGCTAAAGGTGCTAAAAACGAGTCTTTTCAGTTTTCGACCTTGAATCCTGCGCAACAGATCGTGTTCGGCAAGGTGCCATTGTACGTGAAAAGCTATGGGTTGGATGATTCAGCGGTGGCGGCGGAAATTACTAAAGCCAACAGCAATCGGCCTTTGTTTTGTCTGCCGGGCCTTATGTTTGAGCAACTGGGTGTCCACACGGCATATTTCACCTATCTGGTGGACACCTGCCGCAAAGATCCGGAAGAGTTGGTCGATCCGGATATCTTAAAGAATTACTTTACAGATGAGATTTATGGGGATCGGTTGTTTGATTAG